A region of Paractinoplanes abujensis DNA encodes the following proteins:
- a CDS encoding winged helix-turn-helix transcriptional regulator, with protein MDEETHRSGCPINLAVEVLGDRWSLVVLRDMMFGNRHYFRELLTGSQEGIASNILADRLRRLVAHGLLWRTDDETHKQKIRYSLTEAGVQLVPVMAALGSWGRRHMPAGHELSVRAELLERGGPELWDRFMDELREQHLGVARPPGTPSVFAELQAAYEAAVAAHSQTRR; from the coding sequence ATGGACGAGGAGACGCACCGGTCGGGCTGCCCGATCAACCTGGCCGTCGAGGTGCTGGGCGACCGGTGGTCGCTGGTCGTGCTGCGGGACATGATGTTCGGCAACCGGCACTACTTCCGCGAGCTGCTCACCGGCTCGCAGGAGGGGATCGCCTCCAACATCCTGGCCGACCGGCTGCGCCGGCTGGTCGCGCACGGCTTGCTGTGGCGCACGGACGACGAGACCCACAAGCAGAAGATTCGGTACAGCCTGACCGAGGCCGGCGTGCAGCTCGTGCCGGTGATGGCCGCCCTCGGCTCGTGGGGCCGCCGGCACATGCCGGCCGGCCATGAGCTTTCCGTCCGGGCCGAGCTGCTCGAACGCGGCGGCCCCGAGCTGTGGGACCGCTTCATGGACGAGCTGCGCGAACAACACCTGGGCGTGGCGCGGCCACCGGGCACCCCGTCGGTCTTCGCCGAACTGCAAGCGGCGTACGAGGCGGCGGTGGCCGCACACAGTCAGACCAGGCGGTAG
- a CDS encoding Type 1 glutamine amidotransferase-like domain-containing protein: MKLLLTSGGVRNKSIHDALLDLLGKPIGEATALCIPTAGYANPGGINRAWTFIAGGPQNECPMTELGWKSVGVLELSVLPSLDPELWTPAVRAADVLLVNGGDPLFLHHWVRESGLAALLPALDDTVWVGLSAGSMIMAPRIGEDFVGWRPPTGDDSTLGIVDFSIFPHLGHPGLPENHMGAAEKWAASLPGPSYAMDDDTAIKIVGDTVEVVSEGNWTFFD; this comes from the coding sequence ATGAAGCTTCTGCTCACCTCCGGCGGCGTCCGGAACAAGAGCATCCACGACGCCCTGCTCGACCTGCTGGGCAAGCCGATCGGCGAGGCGACCGCCCTGTGCATCCCGACCGCGGGCTACGCCAACCCGGGCGGCATCAACCGGGCCTGGACCTTCATCGCCGGCGGGCCGCAGAACGAGTGCCCCATGACCGAACTGGGCTGGAAGTCCGTGGGCGTGCTCGAGCTGAGCGTCCTGCCCAGCCTCGATCCGGAACTCTGGACGCCGGCCGTCCGCGCGGCCGACGTGCTGCTGGTCAACGGCGGCGACCCGCTGTTCCTGCACCATTGGGTGCGCGAGTCGGGGCTGGCCGCCCTGCTGCCCGCGCTGGACGACACGGTCTGGGTGGGCCTGAGCGCCGGCAGCATGATCATGGCGCCGCGGATCGGCGAGGACTTCGTCGGCTGGCGCCCGCCCACCGGCGACGACAGCACACTCGGGATCGTCGACTTCTCGATCTTTCCGCACCTCGGCCACCCCGGCCTGCCCGAGAACCACATGGGCGCCGCCGAGAAGTGGGCCGCCTCGCTCCCCGGCCCGTCGTACGCGATGGACGACGACACCGCCATCAAGATTGTCGGCGACACCGTCGAGGTCGTCTCGGAGGGCAACTGGACCTTCTTCGACTAG